A window of the Emys orbicularis isolate rEmyOrb1 chromosome 1, rEmyOrb1.hap1, whole genome shotgun sequence genome harbors these coding sequences:
- the PRPF18 gene encoding pre-mRNA-splicing factor 18 isoform X1 produces MDILKAEISRKRQLLEEKELVGGNRKYFKRSELAKKEEAAYFERCGYKVQQEEEEEKPVTSSNPGLELELAEEKLPMTLSRQEVIRRLRERGEPIRLFGETDYDAFQRLRKIEILAPEVNKGLRNDLKAALDKIDQQYLNEIVGGQEPGEEDTQNDLKVHEENTTIEELEKDEELLWLFPPLFQALGESLGQGDDHKDMDIITKFLKFLLGVWAKELNAREDYVKRGVQGKLNSATQKQTESYLRPLFRKLRKRTLPADIKESITDIIKFMLQREYVKANDAYLQMAIGNAPWPIGVTMVGIHARTGREKIFSKHVAHVLNDETQRKYIQGLKRLMTICQKHFPTDPSKCVEYNAL; encoded by the exons ATGGACATTCTCAAGGCGGAGATCAGCAGGAagcggcagctgctggaggagaaggAGCTAGTGGGG ggaaacagaaaatatttcaaGCGCAGTGAGCTGGCCAAGAAAGAAGAGGCAGCGTACTTTGAAAGATGTGGCTACAAG gtacagcaggaggaggaggaggagaaaccaGTGACTTCATCAAATCCAGGGTTGGAGCTAGAGCTGGCAGAAGAGAAGTTACCCATGACTCTTTCCAGACAAGAG GTGATTcggagattgagagagagaggtgaaccAATCAGATTGTTTGGAGAAACAGATTATGATGCATTTCAGCGTTTGAGGAAGATAGAAATTCTTGCACCTGAAGTTAACAAG GGCTTGAGAAATGATTTGAAGGCAGCTTTGGATAAGATTGACCAGCAGTATCTGAATGAAATTGTAGGTGGTCAGGAACCAGGAGAAGAAGACACCCAGAATGATCTGAAAGTCCATGAAGAAAATACTACTATTGAAGAATTGGAG AAGGATGAGGAATTGCTTtggcttttcccccccctctttcaGGCTTTGGGAGAATCCTTAGGACAAGGTGATGATCACAAAGACATGGACATCATAACCAAATTCTTGAAG TTTCTTCTGGGCGTCTGGGCAAAGGAGTTGAACGCCAGAGAGGATTACGTGAAACGTGGTGTGCAGGGGAAACTAAACAGCGCCACACAAAAGCAGACAGAATCCTATCTGAGACCTCTCTTCAGAAAACTGCGGAAAAGG ACTCTCCCTGCAGACATCAAAGAATCAATAACAGATATTATTAAATTCATGTTGCAAAGGGAATACGTGAAG GCTAATGACGCCTACCTTCAGATGGCCATTGGAAATGCTCCTTGGCCTATTGGCGTCACTATGGTTGGCATCCATGCCCGAACTGGCCGGGAAAAGATTTTCTCTAAGCATGTGGCCCATGTTTTGAATGACGAGACTCAGAGGAAATATATTCAG GGGTTGAAGAGGCTCATGACCATTTGCCAGAAACACTTCCCAACAGACCCATCCAAATGTGTGGAGTACAATGCCTTGTGA
- the PRPF18 gene encoding pre-mRNA-splicing factor 18 isoform X2, producing MDILKAEISRKRQLLEEKELVGGNRKYFKRSELAKKEEAAYFERCGYKVQQEEEEEKPVTSSNPGLELELAEEKLPMTLSRQEVIRRLRERGEPIRLFGETDYDAFQRLRKIEILAPEVNKGLRNDLKAALDKIDQQYLNEIVGGQEPGEEDTQNDLKVHEENTTIEELEALGESLGQGDDHKDMDIITKFLKFLLGVWAKELNAREDYVKRGVQGKLNSATQKQTESYLRPLFRKLRKRTLPADIKESITDIIKFMLQREYVKANDAYLQMAIGNAPWPIGVTMVGIHARTGREKIFSKHVAHVLNDETQRKYIQGLKRLMTICQKHFPTDPSKCVEYNAL from the exons ATGGACATTCTCAAGGCGGAGATCAGCAGGAagcggcagctgctggaggagaaggAGCTAGTGGGG ggaaacagaaaatatttcaaGCGCAGTGAGCTGGCCAAGAAAGAAGAGGCAGCGTACTTTGAAAGATGTGGCTACAAG gtacagcaggaggaggaggaggagaaaccaGTGACTTCATCAAATCCAGGGTTGGAGCTAGAGCTGGCAGAAGAGAAGTTACCCATGACTCTTTCCAGACAAGAG GTGATTcggagattgagagagagaggtgaaccAATCAGATTGTTTGGAGAAACAGATTATGATGCATTTCAGCGTTTGAGGAAGATAGAAATTCTTGCACCTGAAGTTAACAAG GGCTTGAGAAATGATTTGAAGGCAGCTTTGGATAAGATTGACCAGCAGTATCTGAATGAAATTGTAGGTGGTCAGGAACCAGGAGAAGAAGACACCCAGAATGATCTGAAAGTCCATGAAGAAAATACTACTATTGAAGAATTGGAG GCTTTGGGAGAATCCTTAGGACAAGGTGATGATCACAAAGACATGGACATCATAACCAAATTCTTGAAG TTTCTTCTGGGCGTCTGGGCAAAGGAGTTGAACGCCAGAGAGGATTACGTGAAACGTGGTGTGCAGGGGAAACTAAACAGCGCCACACAAAAGCAGACAGAATCCTATCTGAGACCTCTCTTCAGAAAACTGCGGAAAAGG ACTCTCCCTGCAGACATCAAAGAATCAATAACAGATATTATTAAATTCATGTTGCAAAGGGAATACGTGAAG GCTAATGACGCCTACCTTCAGATGGCCATTGGAAATGCTCCTTGGCCTATTGGCGTCACTATGGTTGGCATCCATGCCCGAACTGGCCGGGAAAAGATTTTCTCTAAGCATGTGGCCCATGTTTTGAATGACGAGACTCAGAGGAAATATATTCAG GGGTTGAAGAGGCTCATGACCATTTGCCAGAAACACTTCCCAACAGACCCATCCAAATGTGTGGAGTACAATGCCTTGTGA